Proteins from one Enterobacter bugandensis genomic window:
- the fabY gene encoding fatty acid biosynthesis protein FabY: MYHLRVPQTEEELEAYYQFRWEMLRKPLHQPKGSERDAWDAMAHHQMVMDEEGNLVAVGRLYINADNEASIRFMAVHPSVQDKGLGTLMAMTLESVARQEGVKRVTCSAREDAVEFFAKLGFVNQGEITAPQTTPIRHFLMIKPIATLDDILHRADWCGQLQQAWYEHIPLSEKMGVRIQQYTGQKFITTMPETGNQNPHHTLFAGSLFSLATLTGWGLIWLMLRERHLGGTIILADAHIRYSAPISGKPSAVADLGALGGDLDRLARGRKARVQMQVELFGDDTPGAVFEGTYIVLPAKPYGAYEEGGNEEE, from the coding sequence ATGTATCACCTTCGAGTACCGCAAACGGAAGAAGAGTTAGAAGCGTATTACCAGTTCCGCTGGGAAATGCTGCGCAAGCCACTGCATCAGCCAAAAGGATCTGAACGCGACGCCTGGGATGCGATGGCCCATCATCAGATGGTGATGGACGAAGAGGGCAACCTCGTCGCCGTCGGGCGACTGTATATCAACGCTGATAACGAAGCGTCGATTCGTTTTATGGCGGTTCACCCTTCCGTGCAGGATAAAGGGCTGGGGACGCTAATGGCGATGACGCTGGAGTCCGTCGCCCGTCAGGAAGGCGTTAAGCGCGTCACCTGTAGCGCCCGGGAAGATGCCGTGGAGTTTTTTGCCAAACTCGGTTTTGTTAACCAGGGTGAAATCACCGCTCCGCAAACCACGCCGATTCGCCACTTTTTGATGATCAAACCCATCGCCACGCTGGACGATATTCTTCATCGCGCGGACTGGTGCGGGCAGCTGCAGCAGGCCTGGTATGAACACATCCCTCTGAGTGAAAAGATGGGCGTGCGCATTCAGCAGTACACCGGGCAAAAATTCATTACCACCATGCCGGAAACCGGCAATCAGAACCCTCACCACACCCTGTTTGCCGGCAGCCTGTTTTCCCTGGCGACGCTCACCGGCTGGGGGCTGATCTGGCTGATGCTGCGCGAGCGTCATCTCGGCGGCACTATTATTCTTGCCGATGCCCATATTCGTTACAGCGCGCCGATCAGCGGCAAGCCGAGCGCGGTGGCCGACCTGGGCGCTTTGGGCGGCGATCTCGACCGCCTGGCTCGCGGACGTAAAGCACGTGTGCAGATGCAGGTTGAGCTGTTTGGCGATGATACGCCAGGCGCTGTGTTTGAAGGCACCTATATCGTTCTTCCTGCGAAGCCGTATGGCGCGTATGAAGAGGGGGGGAACGAGGAAGAATAA
- a CDS encoding AzlC family ABC transporter permease, which translates to MKNPLSCLKGDTIKAIILVCLAVGVVGMSYGSLAMAYGFPLWVPFVLSLTVLAGASEFMFIGIVASGGNPLAAAAAGLLVNARHVPFGVTVRELVGKRGLSYLGYHIMNDESVVFGLSQKTPEQRKAAYWLCGLGVAIIWPVGALLGAMVGKLLPDPETIGLDAVFPAILLALVVPAFKNRTTLIRACSGAALSLAAVPFAPVGLPVLLSLLGLAARKK; encoded by the coding sequence ATGAAGAATCCCCTCTCTTGCCTGAAAGGCGACACGATAAAAGCGATAATTTTGGTCTGCCTCGCGGTAGGCGTGGTCGGCATGTCTTACGGCTCCCTGGCGATGGCCTACGGTTTTCCGCTGTGGGTGCCGTTTGTGCTTTCCCTCACGGTGCTGGCGGGCGCATCCGAGTTTATGTTTATCGGTATTGTGGCAAGCGGAGGTAACCCGCTGGCGGCAGCGGCCGCCGGTTTGCTGGTCAACGCGCGCCATGTGCCGTTTGGCGTGACGGTGCGTGAACTGGTGGGCAAACGGGGTTTGAGCTATCTCGGCTATCACATCATGAACGATGAAAGCGTGGTGTTTGGCCTGTCGCAAAAAACGCCCGAGCAGCGTAAAGCGGCCTACTGGCTGTGCGGTTTAGGCGTGGCGATTATCTGGCCGGTGGGGGCGCTGCTGGGTGCCATGGTCGGTAAACTGCTGCCGGACCCGGAGACCATCGGGCTGGACGCGGTGTTTCCGGCGATCCTGCTGGCGTTAGTGGTACCCGCGTTTAAAAACCGTACCACGCTTATCCGCGCCTGCAGCGGTGCCGCGCTATCACTGGCTGCCGTGCCGTTTGCCCCGGTGGGTTTACCGGTTCTGCTCTCGTTACTCGGTCTCGCTGCGAGGAAAAAATAA
- the fdhE gene encoding formate dehydrogenase accessory protein FdhE, translating into MSIRIIPQDELGSSEKRTAEYIPPLLFPRLKNLYNRRAERLRELAENNPLGDFLRFAALVAHAQEVVLYDHPLQMDLTARIKEANEQGKPPLDIHVLPRDKHWHKLLHSLIAELKPEMSGTALAVIENLEKASDLELEETASALFASDFSLVSSDKAPFIWAALSLYWAQMASLIPGKARAEYGEARQFCPVCGSMPVSSMVQIGTTQGLRYLHCNLCETEWHVVRVKCSNCEQTRDLNYWSLENEDAAVKAESCGDCGTYLKILYQEKDPKVEAVADDLASLILDAKMEQEGFARSSINPFLFPGEGE; encoded by the coding sequence ATGAGTATTCGCATAATCCCGCAAGATGAGCTGGGGTCGAGCGAGAAACGTACGGCGGAGTATATTCCGCCGTTGTTATTCCCCAGACTCAAGAACCTCTACAACCGCCGCGCAGAGCGTCTGCGCGAGCTGGCAGAGAACAACCCGCTGGGCGATTTTCTGCGTTTTGCCGCGCTGGTCGCCCATGCGCAGGAGGTGGTGCTGTACGATCACCCGCTGCAAATGGACCTGACCGCGCGCATCAAAGAAGCTAACGAGCAGGGCAAGCCGCCGCTGGATATTCACGTCCTGCCACGCGACAAGCACTGGCATAAGCTGCTTCATTCGCTGATTGCCGAGCTGAAGCCGGAGATGAGCGGCACGGCGCTGGCGGTCATTGAGAACCTGGAAAAAGCCTCCGATCTGGAGCTGGAAGAGACGGCGAGCGCTCTGTTTGCCTCCGACTTCTCGCTGGTCAGCAGCGATAAAGCGCCGTTTATCTGGGCCGCGCTGTCGCTCTACTGGGCGCAAATGGCGAGCCTGATCCCGGGCAAAGCCCGCGCCGAATACGGCGAAGCGCGCCAGTTCTGCCCGGTGTGCGGCTCAATGCCGGTCTCCAGCATGGTGCAGATTGGGACCACGCAGGGGCTGCGCTACCTGCACTGCAACCTGTGTGAAACCGAGTGGCACGTGGTGCGCGTGAAGTGCAGCAACTGCGAGCAGACTCGCGATCTCAACTACTGGTCGCTGGAAAATGAAGACGCGGCGGTGAAAGCCGAAAGCTGCGGCGACTGCGGAACCTACCTGAAGATCCTGTATCAGGAAAAAGACCCGAAAGTCGAAGCGGTGGCCGACGATCTCGCCTCGCTGATTCTGGATGCGAAGATGGAGCAGGAGGGCTTTGCCCGTAGCTCGATTAACCCGTTCCTGTTCCCGGGTGAAGGGGAGTAA
- a CDS encoding AzlD domain-containing protein yields the protein MGNMTFFILGIAILSAGTYLMRLGGAKLGNRLALSERSQALLSDAATVLLFSVALATTFYEGEHFAGMARVLGVGFAVFLAWRKMPLIVVIVAAAVVTALLRLAGIN from the coding sequence ATGGGAAACATGACGTTTTTTATTCTCGGCATCGCCATTCTTTCTGCCGGAACCTACCTGATGCGTCTGGGGGGGGCAAAGCTGGGCAACCGGCTGGCGCTTTCTGAACGTTCGCAGGCGCTGCTTTCCGATGCGGCTACCGTTTTGCTGTTCTCCGTCGCGCTGGCGACCACGTTTTATGAAGGGGAACATTTTGCGGGCATGGCGCGCGTGCTGGGCGTGGGGTTCGCGGTGTTTCTGGCATGGCGAAAAATGCCGTTAATTGTGGTGATCGTCGCGGCGGCGGTGGTGACGGCGCTGCTGCGTCTGGCGGGTATAAACTAA
- the fdhD gene encoding formate dehydrogenase accessory sulfurtransferase FdhD, giving the protein MSKQNRATRSSPLPAGIVEMSVRRPPHITHATPDFLAEEVPVALVYNGISHVVMMASPKDLELFAIGFSLSEGIISHPQEIYGMDVVQACNGLEVQIELSSRRFMGLKERRRALAGRTGCGVCGVEQLNDIGKPVAPLPFTQTFNLAHLDRALENLNDVQPIGQLSGCTHAAAWVLPSGDIAGGHEDVGRHVALDKLLGRRAGESDLWQQGAALVSSRASYEMVQKSAMCGVEILFAVSAATTLAVEVAERCNLTLVGFCKPGRATIYTHPQRLMVDQ; this is encoded by the coding sequence GTGTCTAAACAAAACCGTGCTACCCGCTCATCGCCACTGCCTGCGGGCATTGTGGAAATGTCGGTACGCAGACCGCCCCACATTACCCATGCCACACCCGATTTTCTGGCTGAAGAAGTGCCCGTTGCCCTCGTTTACAACGGTATTTCGCACGTTGTGATGATGGCCTCACCCAAAGATCTCGAACTGTTCGCCATCGGTTTTTCCCTTTCGGAAGGCATCATTTCGCACCCGCAGGAGATCTACGGCATGGACGTGGTTCAGGCGTGTAACGGTCTTGAAGTGCAAATCGAACTCTCCAGCCGCCGCTTTATGGGGCTGAAAGAGCGCCGCCGCGCGCTGGCCGGGCGTACCGGGTGCGGTGTCTGTGGTGTTGAGCAGCTTAATGATATTGGCAAGCCCGTTGCGCCACTGCCGTTTACCCAGACCTTCAATCTGGCGCATCTCGACCGTGCGCTGGAAAATCTCAACGATGTTCAGCCCATCGGCCAACTGAGCGGCTGCACGCACGCGGCGGCGTGGGTATTGCCGTCAGGAGATATTGCTGGAGGGCATGAGGACGTGGGCCGCCACGTCGCGCTCGACAAGCTATTAGGCCGTCGTGCGGGGGAGAGCGATCTCTGGCAGCAGGGCGCGGCGCTTGTTTCCAGCCGCGCCAGCTATGAGATGGTGCAGAAGTCCGCGATGTGCGGCGTGGAAATTCTGTTTGCGGTGTCGGCGGCAACCACGCTGGCGGTGGAGGTGGCGGAGCGCTGCAATCTGACGTTGGTGGGGTTCTGCAAGCCGGGCAGGGCGACAATTTATACCCATCCGCAGCGGTTAATGGTTGATCAGTAA
- the nadS gene encoding NadS family protein — protein sequence MDKALFERLTQSVGQMNEIAEGQREPSRIFQIDAMKIKEIRQASGLSQSKFATLISVSVDTLRNWEQGRRSPTGPAKALLRAIANDPQHVIPALSQ from the coding sequence ATGGATAAGGCGCTGTTTGAGCGATTAACCCAAAGCGTTGGGCAAATGAACGAGATTGCCGAGGGCCAACGCGAGCCGTCGCGTATCTTTCAAATCGATGCGATGAAAATAAAAGAAATTCGTCAGGCATCCGGGTTGTCGCAGAGTAAATTCGCGACCTTAATCTCTGTCAGCGTTGATACATTGCGTAACTGGGAACAAGGCAGACGCTCGCCTACAGGCCCGGCTAAAGCGCTTTTGCGCGCTATTGCTAACGATCCTCAACATGTCATCCCTGCGCTATCGCAGTAA
- a CDS encoding virulence factor BrkB family protein: MLKTVHQKATHHTRPLRAWLKLLWHRIDEDNMTTLAGNLAYVSLLSLVPLVAVIFALFSAFPMFADVSLQLRHFVFANFIPATGDVIQNYIEQFVANSSKMTAVGACGLIVTALLLMYSIDSALNTIWRSKKIRPKVYSFAVYWMILTLGPLLAGASLAISSYLLSLRWASDLNSVIDNVLRIFPLILSWLSFWLLYSVVPTTRVPNRDAVVGALVAAVLFELGKKGFALYITMFPSYQLIYGVLAVIPILFVWVYWTWCIVLLGAEITVTLGVYRELKKAAEAEKQLEADQP; this comes from the coding sequence ATGCTAAAAACCGTTCATCAAAAAGCCACGCATCATACTCGCCCGCTGAGGGCCTGGCTGAAGTTGCTCTGGCACCGCATTGATGAGGACAACATGACCACGCTGGCGGGTAACCTCGCCTACGTGTCGTTGCTCTCATTAGTGCCGCTGGTGGCGGTTATCTTTGCGCTCTTTTCCGCTTTCCCGATGTTCGCGGACGTTAGCCTGCAGCTTCGCCATTTCGTCTTCGCGAACTTCATCCCGGCCACCGGGGATGTTATCCAGAACTACATCGAGCAGTTTGTTGCCAACTCCAGCAAGATGACGGCGGTGGGGGCGTGCGGCCTTATCGTCACCGCGCTGCTGCTGATGTACTCTATCGACAGCGCGCTTAACACCATCTGGCGAAGCAAAAAAATCCGTCCTAAGGTCTATTCCTTTGCCGTCTACTGGATGATTTTAACGCTGGGGCCGTTGCTGGCTGGGGCGAGCCTGGCAATCAGTTCGTATCTTCTCTCCTTGCGCTGGGCGAGTGATTTAAACAGCGTGATTGATAACGTGCTGCGTATTTTTCCGCTGATCCTGTCCTGGCTCTCGTTCTGGCTGCTCTATAGCGTTGTACCGACCACGCGCGTGCCTAACCGTGATGCGGTAGTTGGGGCGCTGGTGGCGGCAGTGCTTTTTGAACTAGGTAAAAAAGGGTTTGCCCTTTACATCACCATGTTCCCGTCTTATCAGCTGATTTACGGCGTGCTGGCGGTGATCCCCATTTTGTTTGTCTGGGTTTACTGGACCTGGTGTATCGTCTTGCTTGGTGCCGAAATAACTGTCACTCTCGGCGTATACCGCGAACTTAAAAAAGCAGCAGAAGCTGAAAAACAATTAGAAGCAGACCAACCATGA
- the fdoI gene encoding formate dehydrogenase cytochrome b556 subunit, whose protein sequence is MRKRDTIVRYTAPERINHWVTAFCFMLAAISGLGFFFPSFNWLMQILGTPQLARILHPFVGVVMFASFIIMFFRYWHHNLINRDDIFWAKNIRKIVVNEEVGDTGRYNFGQKCVFWAAIIFLVLLLVSGVIIWRPYFAPAFSIPVIRFALMLHSFAAVALIVVIMVHIYAALWVKGTITAMVEGWVTKTWAKKHHPRWYREVRQKQEKSSE, encoded by the coding sequence ATGAGAAAACGTGACACCATCGTGCGCTACACCGCGCCGGAACGCATCAACCACTGGGTCACCGCCTTCTGCTTCATGCTGGCGGCGATAAGCGGGCTGGGGTTCTTCTTCCCCTCCTTCAACTGGCTGATGCAGATCCTGGGCACGCCGCAGCTGGCGCGCATCCTTCACCCGTTCGTGGGTGTGGTGATGTTTGCCTCGTTTATCATCATGTTTTTCCGCTACTGGCACCATAACCTAATCAATCGGGATGATATCTTTTGGGCGAAGAATATTCGTAAGATCGTCGTCAACGAGGAAGTAGGTGATACCGGGCGTTATAACTTCGGCCAGAAATGCGTATTCTGGGCGGCGATTATCTTCCTGGTCCTGTTGCTGGTGAGCGGCGTGATCATCTGGCGTCCGTACTTTGCGCCTGCTTTCTCAATCCCGGTGATCCGATTTGCGCTAATGCTGCATTCATTTGCCGCAGTGGCGTTAATTGTGGTTATCATGGTGCATATTTACGCCGCCCTCTGGGTGAAAGGCACCATTACCGCGATGGTGGAAGGATGGGTAACCAAAACGTGGGCGAAGAAACATCACCCGCGCTGGTACCGTGAAGTCCGCCAGAAACAGGAAAAGTCATCTGAATGA
- the fdxH gene encoding formate dehydrogenase subunit beta, with the protein MAYQSQDIIRRSATNGFTPAPQARDHQQEVAKLIDVTTCIGCKACQVACSEWNDIRDEVGHNVGVYDNPADLTAKSWTVMRFSEVEQNDKLEWLIRKDGCMHCADPGCLKACPSEGAIIQYANGIVDFQSEQCIGCGYCIAGCPFDVPRMNPEDNRVYKCTLCVDRVNVGQEPACVKTCPTGAIHFGSKEDMKTLAAERVGELKTRGYDNAGLYDPAGVGGTHVMYVLHHADKPNLYHGLPENPEISATVKFWKGIWKPLAAVGFAATFAASIFHYVGVGPNRAEEEDDNLHEEKDEVRK; encoded by the coding sequence ATGGCTTATCAATCTCAAGACATTATCCGTCGTTCCGCGACTAACGGTTTCACGCCCGCGCCTCAGGCGCGGGACCACCAGCAGGAAGTGGCGAAGCTGATCGACGTGACCACCTGTATCGGCTGTAAAGCCTGTCAGGTGGCCTGCTCTGAGTGGAACGACATCCGTGACGAAGTGGGTCACAACGTCGGGGTGTACGACAATCCGGCAGACCTGACCGCCAAGTCCTGGACGGTAATGCGTTTCTCGGAAGTGGAGCAGAACGACAAACTGGAATGGCTTATCCGCAAAGACGGCTGTATGCACTGCGCGGATCCGGGCTGCCTGAAGGCGTGTCCGTCAGAAGGAGCTATCATTCAGTATGCCAACGGCATCGTCGACTTCCAGTCCGAGCAGTGCATTGGCTGCGGCTACTGCATCGCGGGCTGTCCGTTCGACGTGCCGCGCATGAACCCGGAAGACAACCGCGTCTACAAATGTACCCTGTGCGTTGACCGCGTTAACGTGGGCCAGGAGCCTGCATGCGTGAAGACCTGCCCAACCGGCGCTATCCACTTTGGCTCCAAAGAGGATATGAAAACGCTGGCGGCAGAGCGCGTGGGCGAGTTGAAAACCCGTGGTTACGACAACGCGGGCCTGTACGATCCGGCCGGGGTTGGCGGTACGCACGTGATGTACGTGCTGCACCACGCCGACAAGCCGAACCTGTATCACGGCCTGCCGGAGAACCCGGAAATCAGCGCCACCGTGAAGTTCTGGAAAGGCATCTGGAAACCACTGGCCGCGGTGGGCTTTGCTGCCACCTTCGCAGCGAGCATCTTCCACTACGTCGGCGTCGGTCCGAACCGTGCGGAAGAGGAAGACGACAACCTGCATGAAGAGAAAGACGAGGTGCGCAAATGA
- the fdnG gene encoding formate dehydrogenase-N subunit alpha produces the protein MQVSRRQFFKICAGGMAGTTAAALGFAPGVALAETRQYKLLRTRETRNTCTYCSVGCGLLMYSLGDGAKNAKASIFHIEGDPDHPVNRGALCPKGAGLVDFIHSESRLKFPEYRAPGSDKWQQISWEEAFDRIAKHIKEDRDANFIEKNADGVTVNRWLSTGMLCASASSNETGYLTQKFTRALGMLAVDNQARVUHGPTVASLAPTFGRGAMTNHWVDIKNANLIVVMGGNAAEAHPVGFRWAMEAKIHNGAKLIVIDPRFTRTASVADFYTPIRSGTDITFLSGVLLYLMTNEKYNREYTEAYTNASLIVREDYHFEDGLFSGYDAEKRKYDKTSWNYELDENGFAKRDTTLQHPRCVWNLLKEHVSRYTPDVVENICGTPKADFLKVCELIAETSAKDKTASFLYALGWTQHSIGAQNIRTMAMVQLLLGNMGMAGGGVNALRGHSNIQGLTDLGLLSQSLTGYMNLPSEKQTDLQTYLTASTPKPLLEGQVNYWGNYPKFFVSLMKAFYGDKATAENSWGFDWLPKWDKGYDVLQYFEMMHQGQVNGYICQGFNPVASFPNKNKVVESLSKLKFLVTIDPLNTETSTFWQNHGESNDVDPSKIQTEVFRLPSTCFAEENGSIVNSGRWLQWHWKGADAPGIAMNDGEILAGIFLRLRKMYAAEGGANPEPVLNMTWNYSTPENPAPEEVAMESNGKALADVIDPATGAVLAKKGDQLSTFAHLRDDGTTSSGCWIFAGSWTPKGNQMANRDNADPSGLGNTLGWAWAWPLNRRILYNRASADPQGNPWDPKRQLLKWDGAKWGGVDIPDYSTAAPGSDVGPFIMQPEGMGRLFAIDKMAEGPFPEHYEPFETPLGTNPLHPNVVSNPAARIFKGDFEALGKKDKFPYVGTTYRLTEHFHYWTKHALLNAIAQPEQFVEIGEKLANKLGIAHGDTVKVSSNRGYIKAKAVVTKRIRTLNVHGQQVDTIGIPIHWGYEGVAKKGFIANTLTPFVGDANTQTPEFKAFLVNVEKV, from the coding sequence ATGCAGGTCAGCAGAAGGCAGTTCTTTAAGATCTGCGCTGGCGGTATGGCAGGCACCACGGCGGCGGCACTGGGCTTTGCGCCCGGCGTAGCGCTGGCGGAAACGCGGCAGTACAAACTGCTGCGCACCCGCGAAACCCGTAACACCTGTACGTACTGCTCCGTCGGCTGTGGGCTGTTGATGTATAGCCTCGGCGACGGTGCGAAAAACGCCAAAGCGTCTATTTTCCATATCGAAGGCGACCCGGACCATCCGGTCAACCGCGGCGCGCTGTGCCCGAAAGGGGCCGGTCTGGTGGACTTTATCCACTCCGAAAGCCGTCTGAAATTCCCGGAATATCGCGCACCTGGCTCCGATAAATGGCAGCAAATCAGCTGGGAAGAGGCGTTTGACCGCATCGCAAAACATATTAAAGAAGACCGCGATGCCAACTTTATTGAGAAGAACGCCGACGGCGTCACGGTCAACCGCTGGCTCTCCACCGGGATGCTGTGTGCTTCTGCCTCCAGCAACGAAACCGGCTATTTAACCCAGAAATTCACGCGCGCACTCGGTATGCTCGCGGTCGACAACCAGGCGCGTGTCTGACACGGACCAACGGTAGCAAGTCTTGCTCCAACATTTGGTCGCGGTGCGATGACCAACCACTGGGTCGACATCAAGAACGCCAACCTCATTGTGGTGATGGGCGGTAACGCCGCTGAAGCGCACCCTGTCGGGTTCCGCTGGGCGATGGAAGCCAAAATCCACAACGGTGCGAAACTGATTGTGATCGATCCCCGCTTTACGCGTACTGCGTCAGTGGCGGATTTCTACACCCCTATTCGTTCAGGTACTGACATCACTTTCCTGTCAGGCGTACTGCTGTACCTGATGACCAACGAAAAATATAACCGCGAGTACACCGAAGCCTATACCAACGCCAGCCTGATCGTGCGTGAGGATTACCACTTCGAAGATGGCCTATTCAGCGGTTATGACGCGGAAAAACGCAAGTACGACAAAACCAGCTGGAACTACGAGCTGGACGAAAACGGCTTTGCGAAGCGCGACACCACCCTGCAACACCCGCGCTGCGTATGGAACCTGCTGAAAGAGCACGTTTCCCGCTACACGCCGGACGTTGTCGAGAACATCTGCGGCACGCCGAAGGCGGACTTCCTGAAGGTCTGCGAGCTGATCGCGGAGACCAGCGCGAAGGACAAAACCGCGTCGTTCCTGTATGCACTCGGCTGGACGCAGCACTCCATCGGCGCCCAGAACATCCGTACCATGGCAATGGTGCAGCTGCTGCTCGGCAACATGGGGATGGCAGGCGGCGGCGTGAACGCCCTGCGCGGTCACTCTAACATCCAGGGTCTGACCGACCTCGGCCTGCTGTCTCAGAGCCTGACGGGTTACATGAACCTGCCAAGCGAGAAACAGACTGATCTGCAGACCTACCTGACGGCCAGCACGCCAAAACCGCTGCTCGAAGGCCAGGTAAACTACTGGGGCAACTATCCGAAGTTCTTCGTCTCGCTGATGAAAGCTTTCTACGGCGACAAAGCGACGGCGGAAAACAGCTGGGGCTTTGACTGGCTGCCGAAGTGGGACAAAGGTTACGACGTTCTCCAGTACTTCGAAATGATGCACCAGGGCCAGGTCAACGGCTATATCTGCCAGGGCTTTAACCCGGTGGCGTCGTTCCCGAACAAGAACAAGGTTGTTGAATCCCTCTCGAAGCTGAAGTTCCTGGTGACGATTGACCCGCTCAACACCGAGACCTCGACCTTCTGGCAGAACCACGGTGAGTCGAACGACGTCGATCCGTCGAAGATTCAGACCGAAGTGTTCCGCCTGCCGTCCACCTGCTTCGCGGAAGAGAACGGTTCTATCGTCAACTCCGGCCGCTGGCTGCAGTGGCACTGGAAAGGCGCGGACGCCCCGGGCATCGCCATGAACGACGGCGAGATCCTGGCCGGCATCTTCTTACGCCTGCGTAAGATGTATGCGGCAGAAGGCGGCGCGAACCCTGAGCCGGTGCTGAACATGACCTGGAACTACTCGACGCCGGAAAATCCTGCGCCGGAAGAAGTGGCTATGGAGAGCAACGGTAAGGCGCTGGCGGACGTTATCGACCCGGCCACCGGCGCGGTTCTGGCGAAAAAAGGCGATCAGCTCAGCACCTTTGCCCACCTGCGCGATGACGGTACCACCTCCAGCGGCTGCTGGATCTTTGCCGGTAGCTGGACGCCGAAAGGCAACCAGATGGCCAACCGTGACAACGCCGACCCGTCGGGCCTCGGCAATACGCTGGGCTGGGCATGGGCATGGCCGCTGAACCGCCGCATCCTCTATAACCGTGCCTCCGCTGACCCGCAGGGTAACCCGTGGGATCCGAAGCGTCAGCTTCTGAAGTGGGACGGCGCGAAATGGGGCGGCGTGGATATTCCGGACTACAGCACTGCCGCACCAGGCAGCGACGTTGGGCCGTTTATCATGCAGCCTGAAGGGATGGGCCGTCTGTTTGCTATCGATAAGATGGCAGAAGGGCCGTTCCCGGAACACTACGAGCCGTTTGAGACGCCGCTGGGCACCAACCCGCTGCACCCGAACGTGGTCTCTAACCCGGCAGCGCGTATCTTCAAGGGCGACTTTGAAGCGCTGGGTAAAAAAGACAAGTTCCCGTACGTGGGCACCACTTACCGTCTGACCGAACACTTCCACTACTGGACCAAGCACGCGCTGCTTAACGCCATCGCGCAGCCGGAACAGTTTGTGGAGATCGGCGAGAAGCTGGCGAACAAGCTCGGCATTGCCCATGGCGATACCGTGAAGGTCTCCTCTAACCGCGGCTACATCAAGGCCAAGGCGGTGGTGACCAAGCGTATTCGCACGCTGAACGTTCACGGTCAGCAGGTGGATACCATCGGCATCCCAATTCACTGGGGCTATGAGGGCGTGGCGAAGAAAGGGTTCATTGCGAACACCCTGACGCCGTTCGTCGGCGATGCGAACACGCAGACGCCGGAGTTTAAGGCCTTCCTCGTGAACGTGGAAAAGGTGTAA
- a CDS encoding YdgH/BhsA/McbA family protein: MKSIKTFVAVIALATSFGSFAAQTVTASASTIDSAEAKIAAQAQEAGASSYKITQAFTGNRVHMTAELNK, encoded by the coding sequence ATGAAAAGCATCAAAACTTTTGTCGCTGTAATCGCTCTGGCTACTTCTTTCGGTTCTTTCGCTGCACAGACAGTGACCGCCTCTGCTTCCACCATTGATAGCGCAGAAGCGAAAATCGCGGCTCAGGCTCAGGAAGCGGGCGCGTCATCCTACAAAATTACCCAGGCGTTCACCGGTAACCGCGTACACATGACCGCTGAACTGAACAAATAA
- the dtd gene encoding D-aminoacyl-tRNA deacylase — translation MIALIQRVTRASVTVEGEVTGEIGPGLLVLLGVEKDDDEQKANRLCERVLGYRIFSDAEGKMNLNVQQAGGSVLVVSQFTLAADTERGMRPSFSKGAAPDRAEALYEYFVERCRQQEMNTQTGRFAADMQVSLVNDGPVTFWLQV, via the coding sequence ATGATTGCATTGATACAGCGCGTAACCCGTGCCAGCGTCACCGTGGAGGGAGAGGTGACGGGTGAAATTGGCCCAGGACTTTTGGTGTTGTTAGGTGTCGAAAAGGATGATGACGAACAAAAAGCGAACCGCTTATGCGAGCGCGTGCTGGGCTACCGCATATTCAGCGATGCGGAAGGCAAGATGAATCTGAACGTCCAGCAGGCGGGCGGCAGCGTGCTGGTGGTTTCCCAGTTTACGCTGGCAGCGGATACCGAGCGCGGCATGCGCCCGAGTTTCTCTAAAGGCGCCGCGCCGGATCGTGCAGAAGCACTTTACGAATACTTTGTTGAGCGTTGTCGCCAACAGGAAATGAATACGCAAACCGGACGATTCGCTGCAGATATGCAGGTCTCGCTGGTGAACGATGGCCCCGTCACATTCTGGCTCCAGGTATGA